One segment of Zhihengliuella halotolerans DNA contains the following:
- a CDS encoding VanZ family protein, translated as MTNLLRSFGHLLPIFLILAAVLAVGVFLAYVPTLRARRRVGHRMLWLWATLCWVSGVLLVTLFPQAWGMETSRTVSLTPFASFAGGAGVDGSVLMEAAANCLMFSVGGFLLGLATDRIGVIAAACVGLAVIVEFCQYVLALGRVASIDDVLWAGAGCLLGVAIARLSSRYGQNFRFNRRQPEGLDRRTTHVVRRDRPARR; from the coding sequence ATGACGAACCTGCTCCGGTCCTTCGGCCACCTCCTTCCGATCTTCCTGATCCTCGCGGCTGTTCTCGCCGTCGGAGTGTTCCTCGCCTACGTCCCCACACTCCGGGCGCGCCGACGAGTGGGCCATCGGATGCTGTGGCTCTGGGCGACGCTCTGCTGGGTCTCGGGAGTGCTCCTCGTGACGCTCTTTCCGCAGGCATGGGGCATGGAAACGTCCCGCACGGTCTCGCTGACCCCGTTCGCCTCGTTCGCCGGTGGTGCCGGCGTCGACGGATCGGTGCTGATGGAAGCAGCCGCGAACTGCCTGATGTTCAGCGTGGGCGGTTTCCTCCTGGGTCTCGCGACGGACAGGATCGGCGTCATCGCCGCGGCATGCGTGGGGCTGGCCGTGATCGTCGAGTTCTGCCAATACGTGTTGGCGCTCGGGCGCGTGGCCAGCATCGACGACGTGCTGTGGGCGGGTGCCGGGTGCCTCCTCGGCGTCGCCATCGCACGACTAAGCTCACGGTATGGGCAAAATTTTCGATTCAATCGACGACAACCTGAAGGCCTGGATCGACGAACAACCCATGTGGTTCGTCGCGACCGCCCCGCTCGACGCTGA
- a CDS encoding GntR family transcriptional regulator — MPLPRPISYAFPDESAPHAHTGAWVASVLRTSIADGQLAPGTKLSEQRLAEELKVSRNTLREAFTVLAGELIVTRLPNRGVFVTSPDAEQIREIYRVRRLLEPAAILWGTRLDVPALEGVVETAHRARNEGDIAAMASANQRFHEQLIRATESSQVERLMTQVLAQMRLVFHAMHRAPDFHSHYVDANIALVQLLREGQRSAAADELRTYLDRAEAELLAHLEADGD, encoded by the coding sequence ATGCCACTGCCCCGCCCGATCAGCTACGCGTTCCCCGACGAGTCCGCCCCGCACGCGCACACCGGGGCGTGGGTCGCGTCCGTGCTCCGCACGTCGATCGCGGACGGGCAGCTCGCGCCGGGCACGAAGCTCTCGGAGCAGCGGCTCGCCGAGGAGCTGAAGGTCTCCCGGAACACGCTGCGCGAGGCCTTCACGGTGCTGGCGGGCGAGCTGATCGTGACCCGGCTTCCGAACCGGGGCGTGTTCGTGACGTCCCCGGACGCTGAGCAGATCCGGGAGATCTACCGGGTCCGGCGCCTCCTGGAGCCCGCCGCCATCCTCTGGGGAACCCGCCTCGATGTGCCGGCCCTGGAGGGTGTGGTCGAGACCGCTCATCGTGCCCGCAACGAGGGCGACATCGCCGCGATGGCCTCCGCGAACCAGCGGTTCCACGAACAGCTGATCCGGGCCACGGAGAGCAGCCAGGTCGAGCGGCTGATGACGCAAGTGCTGGCGCAGATGCGCCTGGTGTTCCACGCGATGCACCGCGCCCCGGACTTCCATTCCCACTATGTGGACGCGAATATCGCCCTGGTCCAGCTGCTGCGGGAAGGCCAGCGCTCGGCGGCGGCCGACGAGTTGCGCACGTACCTCGATCGGGCCGAAGCCGAGCTGCTCGCGCACCTCGAAGCCGACGGGGACTGA
- a CDS encoding MFS transporter — MTNASAGDPGWRGHAPGSPEYRRIIVALFAAGIAAFCQLYSAQGMLPSLARDLAVTEPQSALSVSAATGGLALAVLPWSIVADRLGRQRALTIAMIAAVVLGVAVSLAPDFAWLLALRAAQGAAIAGIPATAMAYLSEELTPAGVATAAGLFVSGNTVGGLSGRLVAGPLGELASWRFGFGAVTVIAAIAAVVFILASPPARGFVPERAVRGMTAAGAPLTFRAKLGAVLRSRQLLALYGQALLLMGGFVAVYNYLGFRLEAPPLLVAPALTALVFIAYLAGTFAAPRAGRLALRFGRLRTLLGGIALMLAGLALTLITWLPTIITGLVVLTAGFFVAHAVASGWISTFAPTGRAQATGLYNLGYYGGSSLFGWAVGLAFAPFGWTGVVVCVAALSLIAAGWAWISLRPQG; from the coding sequence GTGACGAATGCGAGCGCTGGCGACCCCGGGTGGCGCGGCCACGCGCCCGGATCGCCGGAGTACCGTCGGATCATCGTCGCCCTCTTCGCCGCCGGGATCGCGGCCTTCTGCCAGTTGTATTCCGCCCAGGGCATGCTTCCGTCGCTCGCCCGCGATCTCGCCGTCACCGAGCCCCAATCAGCTCTCTCGGTGTCCGCAGCGACCGGCGGACTGGCGCTCGCCGTGCTCCCGTGGAGCATCGTCGCCGACCGACTGGGCCGGCAGCGGGCGCTGACGATCGCGATGATCGCCGCCGTTGTGCTCGGCGTCGCCGTGAGCCTGGCCCCCGACTTCGCGTGGCTGCTCGCGCTGCGCGCGGCCCAGGGCGCCGCGATCGCGGGGATCCCCGCCACGGCCATGGCGTACCTCTCCGAGGAGCTGACGCCGGCCGGCGTCGCAACGGCCGCGGGCCTCTTCGTCTCCGGGAACACGGTCGGAGGGCTCTCCGGCCGGCTCGTCGCGGGGCCGCTCGGCGAGCTCGCCTCGTGGCGGTTCGGCTTCGGCGCGGTGACCGTGATCGCCGCGATCGCCGCCGTCGTCTTCATCCTCGCCTCGCCGCCCGCGCGTGGATTTGTACCCGAGCGCGCGGTGCGGGGCATGACGGCGGCCGGCGCCCCGCTGACCTTCCGCGCCAAGCTCGGCGCCGTGCTGCGCAGCCGGCAGCTGCTGGCGCTGTACGGGCAGGCGCTGCTGCTCATGGGCGGGTTCGTCGCGGTCTACAACTATCTGGGCTTCCGGCTCGAGGCGCCGCCGCTGCTCGTTGCGCCCGCGCTGACCGCGCTCGTGTTCATCGCCTACCTGGCCGGAACGTTCGCTGCGCCGCGGGCCGGCCGGCTCGCGCTGCGGTTCGGGCGGCTGCGCACGCTCCTCGGGGGGATCGCGCTCATGCTCGCCGGGCTCGCCCTGACCCTGATCACGTGGTTGCCGACGATCATCACCGGCCTGGTGGTGCTGACGGCCGGCTTCTTCGTCGCGCACGCCGTGGCCAGCGGCTGGATCTCGACCTTCGCGCCGACGGGGCGGGCGCAGGCCACGGGCCTTTACAACCTCGGATACTACGGCGGATCGAGCCTCTTCGGCTGGGCCGTGGGGCTCGCGTTCGCGCCCTTCGGATGGACGGGCGTCGTCGTCTGCGTTGCGGCGTTGTCGCTGATCGCGGCCGGGTGGGCGTGGATCTCGCTTCGCCCGCAGGGATGA
- a CDS encoding MATE family efflux transporter has product MTASEPRAQTHRGLGRSILALAVPALGALIAEPLFLAADTAIIGHLGVAELAGIGLGATIVTTAVGLLIFLAYSTTPAVARHIGAGRLPQALAAGRDGVALALGLGIVLALAGWLAAPAIVSAMGGTGDVARFGVDYVRFSMPGLPAMLLVLAATGVLRGMQDTKTPLYVAAAGFGVNILLNFALVYGAGLSVAGSAIGTSIVQWAMALVYLRILVPRARAAAVPLRPSGRGVVAMAHVGSWLMLRTLSLRIAILATVWVATSQGAVTLAGHQLVFTLFTFLAFALDALAIAAQALIGKELGAANPARAHALTRTMTRWGILFGVFTGAVLAAAAPWLPYLFTQDDDVRAAATIGLWVLAASQPVCGLVFVLDGVLIGAGDAKYLALAGLVAFVLYAPLLAVAAWSEVPGEPILKLWLAFGVGYLVARALTLTWRIRNDAWMRLG; this is encoded by the coding sequence GTGACCGCCTCAGAACCCCGCGCGCAGACGCACCGCGGCCTCGGCCGGTCGATCCTCGCGCTCGCCGTCCCGGCCCTCGGCGCGCTGATCGCTGAGCCCCTGTTCCTCGCCGCCGACACCGCCATCATCGGGCACCTCGGCGTCGCCGAACTCGCCGGCATCGGCCTCGGTGCGACGATCGTGACGACCGCCGTCGGTCTGCTGATCTTCCTCGCCTATTCGACGACCCCGGCTGTCGCCCGCCACATCGGCGCCGGCCGCCTGCCACAGGCTCTCGCGGCTGGGCGCGACGGCGTCGCCCTGGCCCTCGGGCTCGGCATCGTCCTGGCCCTGGCCGGCTGGCTCGCCGCGCCCGCGATCGTGTCCGCGATGGGCGGGACGGGCGACGTCGCTCGCTTCGGCGTCGACTACGTGCGCTTCTCAATGCCCGGGCTGCCGGCGATGCTGCTCGTGCTCGCCGCGACCGGCGTGCTGCGCGGCATGCAGGACACCAAGACCCCGCTCTACGTCGCCGCGGCCGGGTTCGGCGTGAACATCCTGCTCAACTTCGCGCTCGTCTACGGGGCCGGGCTCTCGGTCGCCGGCAGCGCGATCGGCACGTCGATCGTGCAGTGGGCGATGGCTCTCGTCTACCTGCGCATCCTCGTCCCGCGCGCCCGCGCCGCAGCCGTCCCGCTGCGGCCGAGCGGGCGCGGCGTCGTCGCCATGGCGCACGTCGGCTCGTGGCTCATGCTGCGCACGTTGAGCCTGCGCATCGCGATCCTCGCGACCGTCTGGGTCGCCACGAGCCAGGGGGCCGTCACGCTCGCCGGCCACCAGCTGGTGTTCACGCTCTTCACGTTCCTCGCGTTCGCGCTCGACGCCCTCGCAATCGCCGCCCAGGCCCTCATCGGCAAGGAGCTCGGCGCCGCCAACCCGGCCCGCGCGCACGCGCTCACCCGCACGATGACGCGCTGGGGGATCCTCTTCGGAGTGTTCACCGGGGCGGTGCTGGCCGCCGCCGCGCCCTGGCTGCCGTACCTCTTCACCCAGGACGACGACGTCCGCGCCGCCGCGACGATCGGCCTCTGGGTGCTGGCGGCGTCGCAGCCGGTGTGCGGGCTCGTCTTCGTGCTCGACGGCGTCCTCATCGGCGCGGGCGACGCGAAGTACCTCGCGCTCGCCGGCCTCGTCGCGTTTGTGCTCTACGCTCCGCTGCTCGCGGTTGCCGCGTGGTCCGAGGTCCCGGGGGAGCCGATCCTGAAGCTCTGGCTCGCGTTCGGCGTCGGCTACCTGGTCGCCCGGGCGCTCACGCTGACGTGGCGGATCCGCAACGACGCGTGGATGCGGCTCGGGTAG
- a CDS encoding LamB/YcsF family protein: MAHIDLNSDVGESFGNWSMGDDAAIFESVSSANVACGFHAGDPTTIAQTCRDAAATNVTIGAHVGYRDLAGFGRRFLDCSRTELADDVLYQLGALQAMAAAAGKRIHYVKPHGALYNAIVTHETHAAAVVDAVLAFGGDLPILGLPGSVVHAKAEAGGLRTAIEAFADRNYTPEGTLVSRREPNAVIHDPEAVAANMVRLATAGEIVAVDGTVLKVDAESICVHSDTPGAVAMAAAVRRGLEDAGVHIRSFA; the protein is encoded by the coding sequence ATGGCACACATCGATCTGAATTCGGACGTCGGCGAGTCCTTCGGCAACTGGTCGATGGGCGACGACGCCGCGATCTTCGAATCCGTCTCGAGCGCCAACGTCGCCTGCGGTTTCCATGCCGGGGACCCGACGACGATCGCGCAGACCTGCCGCGATGCGGCCGCCACGAACGTGACGATCGGGGCGCACGTCGGCTACCGGGATCTGGCCGGGTTCGGTCGCCGCTTCCTCGACTGCTCCCGCACCGAGCTCGCCGACGACGTGCTCTACCAGCTCGGCGCCCTGCAGGCCATGGCGGCTGCGGCCGGAAAACGCATCCACTACGTCAAGCCCCACGGCGCCCTCTACAACGCGATCGTCACCCACGAGACGCACGCGGCCGCAGTCGTCGACGCCGTCCTCGCCTTCGGCGGCGACCTGCCGATCCTCGGCCTCCCGGGCTCCGTGGTGCACGCCAAGGCCGAGGCGGGGGGCCTGCGCACGGCCATCGAGGCCTTCGCCGACCGCAACTACACGCCGGAGGGGACCCTCGTCTCCCGGCGGGAACCGAACGCCGTCATCCACGACCCCGAGGCCGTCGCGGCGAACATGGTGCGCCTGGCGACCGCGGGCGAGATCGTCGCCGTCGACGGCACCGTGCTCAAGGTCGACGCCGAGAGCATCTGCGTGCACTCCGACACCCCCGGCGCGGTCGCAATGGCCGCCGCCGTGCGCCGCGGCCTCGAGGACGCCGGCGTGCACATCCGGAGTTTCGCGTGA
- a CDS encoding acetyl/propionyl/methylcrotonyl-CoA carboxylase subunit alpha: MKKVLIANRGEIAVRIARACADAGLKSVAVYSDPDADALHVRRADEAYPLSGTSGADTYLNIEKVLDAARRSGADAVHPGYGFLSENADFAQAVIDANLAWIGPDPETIRALGNKVTARDIAVAAGAPLVPGSDGPVETADAARAFAEEHGLPIIIKAAHGGGGRGMRIARELGEVEEAFASAVREAEVAFGRGECFVERFLDKPRHVEAQVLADRHGNVVVVGTRDCSLQRRNQKLVEEAPAPFLTDDQRSRIHEAAREICRTAGYTGAGTVEFLVAPDGLISFLEVNTRLQVEHPITEETTGVDLVAEQFRIAAGEPLSLTEDPAPRGHAFEFRINAEDPPRGFLPAPGDVTRFDVPTGAGVRVDTGVRTGSSVPAAYDSLMAKLIVVGATREQALVRARAALDEFEIEGVPSVLPFHRAVVADAAFTGSEAFGVYTTWIEDAFQPGDSAVEGSEDIALPARDGRRERITVDIDGKGVQVGVPADLLSALRAGGGAPSGTAAEEHDDGAAEALASPVEGNLVKWVAEDGARIEAGDPVAIVEAMKMESPVPAHRNGVFARGDQEPGQAVKRGEALGRIDG; this comes from the coding sequence CTGAAGAAGGTCCTGATCGCCAACCGCGGCGAGATCGCCGTCCGCATCGCCCGCGCCTGCGCGGACGCGGGCCTGAAGTCGGTGGCCGTCTACTCGGATCCCGACGCCGACGCGCTGCACGTGCGCCGCGCCGACGAGGCGTATCCGCTCAGCGGCACGTCGGGCGCCGACACCTACCTGAACATCGAGAAGGTCCTCGACGCGGCCCGCCGCTCCGGGGCCGACGCCGTGCACCCCGGGTACGGCTTCCTCTCGGAGAACGCGGACTTCGCCCAGGCCGTGATCGACGCGAATCTGGCGTGGATCGGGCCGGACCCGGAGACGATCCGCGCGCTCGGCAACAAGGTGACCGCGCGCGACATCGCCGTGGCCGCCGGCGCGCCGCTCGTGCCCGGCAGCGACGGCCCCGTCGAGACCGCCGACGCGGCCCGTGCGTTCGCCGAGGAGCACGGGTTGCCGATCATCATCAAGGCCGCCCACGGCGGCGGCGGGCGCGGCATGCGCATCGCCCGCGAGCTGGGCGAGGTGGAGGAGGCCTTCGCCTCTGCGGTGCGCGAGGCCGAGGTCGCGTTCGGGCGCGGCGAGTGCTTCGTCGAGCGGTTCCTGGACAAGCCGCGCCATGTGGAGGCGCAGGTGCTCGCGGACCGCCACGGGAACGTCGTCGTGGTGGGCACGCGCGACTGCTCGCTGCAGCGCCGGAATCAGAAGCTCGTGGAGGAGGCTCCGGCGCCGTTCCTGACCGACGACCAGCGCTCGCGCATCCACGAGGCCGCCCGCGAAATCTGCCGGACCGCCGGCTACACGGGCGCCGGAACGGTCGAGTTCCTCGTCGCTCCGGACGGGCTGATCTCGTTCCTCGAGGTCAACACGCGCCTGCAGGTCGAGCACCCGATCACCGAGGAAACCACCGGCGTCGATCTCGTCGCTGAGCAGTTCCGGATCGCGGCCGGTGAGCCGCTGTCCTTGACGGAGGATCCAGCGCCCCGCGGACACGCGTTCGAGTTCCGCATCAACGCCGAGGACCCCCCGCGCGGCTTCCTGCCCGCCCCCGGTGACGTGACCCGGTTCGACGTACCCACCGGCGCCGGCGTCCGCGTCGACACCGGCGTGCGGACGGGCTCATCCGTCCCGGCCGCGTACGACTCGCTCATGGCCAAGCTCATCGTCGTCGGCGCCACCCGCGAGCAGGCCCTGGTCCGCGCCCGGGCCGCGCTCGACGAGTTCGAGATCGAGGGCGTGCCGAGCGTCCTGCCCTTCCACCGCGCGGTCGTCGCCGATGCGGCGTTCACGGGCAGCGAGGCGTTCGGCGTGTACACGACGTGGATCGAGGACGCGTTCCAGCCCGGCGACTCCGCCGTCGAAGGCTCCGAGGACATCGCGCTGCCCGCTCGCGACGGCCGCCGCGAGCGGATCACCGTCGACATCGACGGGAAGGGAGTCCAGGTCGGCGTCCCCGCGGATCTGCTGTCCGCGTTGCGCGCCGGCGGCGGGGCCCCGTCCGGTACTGCGGCGGAGGAGCACGACGACGGCGCTGCCGAGGCGCTCGCGTCGCCGGTGGAAGGCAACCTGGTCAAGTGGGTGGCTGAGGACGGCGCCCGCATCGAGGCCGGGGACCCTGTGGCCATCGTGGAGGCGATGAAGATGGAGTCGCCCGTGCCCGCGCACCGCAACGGAGTCTTCGCCCGCGGCGACCAGGAGCCGGGGCAGGCCGTGAAGCGCGGCGAGGCGCTCGGGAGGATCGACGGCTAG
- a CDS encoding putative hydro-lyase, with amino-acid sequence MTTPVTPGAAEAARLTPAAARALFRAGLSTATAGWSRGFAQANVLIVPQSQAFDVLLFAQRNPKSCPLLGVLEAGQTASELLAGGDIRTDVPKYVVYEDGVPTAETTDITGWWRDDLVTFIIGCSFTFESALMDAGIRIAHIDQGVNVPMYKTSIRSTSAGRLSGPTVVSMRPIPASQVSDAVRITSRYPAVHGAPVHVGNPADIGIEDLGRPDFGDAVEIPEGHLPVFWACGVTPQAAVMESRPALAIGHAPGYMLIADARDVDYQVP; translated from the coding sequence ATGACGACGCCAGTGACTCCCGGTGCTGCCGAGGCGGCCCGCCTGACGCCCGCTGCGGCGCGCGCCCTTTTCCGAGCCGGGCTAAGTACCGCCACCGCCGGATGGTCTCGAGGATTCGCCCAGGCCAACGTTCTGATCGTCCCGCAGTCGCAGGCCTTCGACGTGCTGCTCTTCGCCCAGCGGAACCCGAAATCCTGCCCGCTGCTCGGCGTGCTCGAGGCTGGCCAGACGGCGAGCGAGCTGCTCGCGGGTGGTGACATCCGCACGGACGTGCCGAAGTACGTGGTCTACGAGGACGGCGTTCCGACCGCTGAGACGACCGACATCACGGGCTGGTGGCGGGACGACCTCGTCACGTTCATCATCGGGTGCTCCTTCACCTTCGAGTCCGCGCTGATGGACGCCGGGATCCGGATCGCGCACATCGACCAGGGCGTCAACGTACCCATGTACAAGACCTCGATCCGCAGCACGAGCGCGGGACGGCTGTCGGGACCCACGGTGGTCTCGATGCGCCCGATCCCGGCCTCACAGGTCTCCGACGCCGTGCGCATCACCTCCCGCTATCCGGCGGTCCATGGGGCGCCCGTGCACGTGGGCAATCCGGCGGACATCGGCATCGAGGATCTCGGCCGCCCCGACTTCGGGGACGCCGTCGAGATTCCGGAGGGCCACCTGCCGGTGTTCTGGGCCTGCGGCGTGACCCCGCAGGCGGCGGTCATGGAGTCGCGGCCGGCGCTGGCCATCGGCCACGCCCCGGGCTACATGCTCATCGCGGACGCCCGCGACGTCGACTACCAGGTTCCGTAG
- a CDS encoding HNH endonuclease signature motif containing protein — MDSPRKRREETGGTAIERTASGSPLLLVHRRRPWQQALASAGADYADAQTADGCGPGPADSASARPGIEALAVLADQLDPAVLLDFSEDLHRFAAACGHEAIARLEEQAQKEIPAHLDEVKALSDGMEISVMTGQLRERATVQVVAQQVAVARDCTLQGAARDVERARILRQNVPAVLEALAQGRVGSAHARTMVDLSRKIEPERPEPPCSGDLEAVETFDQQVIEAELECRDRRRDLCDSLLEKAPGRTPSSIRRTGTRLLNRLLDTSASQRYAVERRNRNIRITPGENGMCHLHAYIPSLAGEAIERRLAELATLHTDPAIDRAIADRYPDDEPEAPVDERTRSQVRADAFVELLLAGPRGSGLENIAPEVAITIPATVFPGLAGLAPQPGIQRSAAAQPAPEPVPGERFDDGPQLPVGAVAPEAEMLGAFDPADLAAVLPNSTTWTRLITDPWTGAMVALDTDQYRPTAAMKRALALRDRTCRVPGCGRRATACEPDHVIEWQDGGTTSLDNLVSVCKRCHRLKSWGLLRLTLTSDGTVQATTWWDQQRAGTPDAPWDTPAEPVGDTGPFTSRHAMSPAETVLLRGLSRHLEWVNRRAIGYSITNLPPTIKERHKRRVRKIRDLHGNAPDNRETITSARLIAADQRGASTARTMSHLGYTRDEQADFRRGASSASSYPDWLGWTDESTG, encoded by the coding sequence ATGGACTCACCACGGAAGCGGAGAGAGGAAACGGGAGGGACCGCCATCGAGCGGACCGCCTCCGGTTCCCCGCTGCTGCTGGTGCACCGCCGTCGGCCCTGGCAGCAGGCGCTGGCCTCGGCAGGTGCCGACTACGCCGACGCGCAGACGGCGGACGGGTGCGGCCCCGGGCCCGCGGACAGTGCTTCTGCCCGTCCCGGGATCGAGGCCTTGGCCGTCCTGGCCGACCAACTGGATCCGGCGGTGCTACTGGACTTCTCCGAGGATCTGCACCGGTTCGCCGCCGCCTGCGGACATGAGGCGATCGCCCGCCTCGAGGAGCAGGCGCAGAAGGAGATCCCCGCTCATCTGGACGAGGTCAAGGCCCTCTCCGACGGCATGGAGATCTCCGTGATGACCGGACAGCTCCGCGAGCGGGCGACCGTCCAAGTCGTCGCGCAGCAGGTCGCCGTCGCCCGGGACTGCACCCTCCAGGGCGCGGCCCGCGACGTCGAGCGCGCACGGATTCTCCGTCAGAACGTCCCCGCGGTCCTCGAGGCGCTGGCCCAGGGCCGCGTCGGCTCTGCGCACGCGCGGACCATGGTCGACCTCTCCCGGAAGATCGAACCAGAACGCCCCGAACCTCCGTGCAGCGGTGATCTCGAAGCCGTCGAAACCTTCGACCAGCAGGTCATCGAGGCTGAACTCGAATGCCGCGACCGGCGTCGTGACCTCTGCGATTCGCTGCTCGAGAAGGCCCCCGGGCGCACCCCGTCCTCGATCAGGCGCACCGGTACCCGCCTGCTCAACCGCCTCCTCGACACCAGCGCCTCGCAGCGCTACGCCGTCGAACGCCGGAACCGCAACATCCGCATCACCCCTGGCGAGAACGGCATGTGCCACCTGCACGCCTATATTCCCTCCCTCGCCGGCGAAGCCATCGAACGCCGGCTGGCCGAACTGGCAACCCTGCACACCGACCCGGCCATCGACCGCGCCATCGCCGACCGCTACCCCGACGATGAGCCCGAGGCTCCGGTGGACGAACGGACCCGATCCCAGGTTCGCGCGGACGCCTTCGTCGAGCTGCTCCTCGCCGGCCCCCGCGGCTCCGGACTGGAGAACATCGCACCCGAGGTCGCCATCACCATCCCCGCGACCGTCTTCCCGGGGCTGGCGGGACTGGCTCCGCAGCCCGGAATCCAGCGCTCCGCCGCTGCGCAGCCCGCGCCAGAGCCGGTTCCGGGCGAGCGGTTCGACGACGGGCCGCAGCTGCCGGTCGGCGCCGTGGCGCCGGAGGCCGAGATGCTCGGCGCCTTCGATCCGGCCGACCTCGCCGCCGTCCTGCCGAACTCCACCACCTGGACGCGCCTCATCACCGACCCCTGGACCGGCGCGATGGTCGCCCTCGACACCGACCAGTACCGCCCCACTGCCGCCATGAAGCGCGCCCTGGCCCTGCGCGACAGGACCTGCCGGGTTCCCGGATGCGGGCGACGGGCTACCGCCTGCGAACCCGACCACGTCATCGAATGGCAGGACGGCGGCACCACGAGCCTCGACAATCTCGTCAGTGTCTGCAAGCGTTGCCACCGGCTCAAATCCTGGGGTCTGCTCAGGCTTACCCTCACTTCGGACGGAACGGTTCAGGCGACCACGTGGTGGGATCAGCAGCGCGCCGGAACTCCGGACGCGCCGTGGGACACCCCGGCCGAACCCGTCGGCGACACCGGCCCCTTCACGTCCCGACACGCGATGAGCCCCGCGGAAACGGTCCTGCTGCGCGGGTTGAGCCGGCACCTGGAGTGGGTCAACCGACGCGCCATCGGCTACAGCATCACGAACCTGCCGCCGACCATCAAGGAACGCCACAAGCGCCGGGTCCGCAAGATCCGCGACCTGCACGGGAACGCCCCCGACAACCGCGAGACGATCACGTCGGCTCGGCTGATCGCAGCCGACCAGCGCGGTGCCAGCACGGCCCGCACCATGAGCCACCTCGGCTACACGCGTGACGAACAGGCCGATTTCCGTCGGGGCGCGAGCAGCGCCAGCAGCTATCCGGACTGGCTCGGCTGGACCGACGAATCGACCGGATAG
- a CDS encoding ABC transporter ATP-binding protein, producing MAASSFNVRCRGLTLRYGRARRPSIENLDWDVHPGSTVLLGPNGAGKSTLLMLLGGGLRPTSGSVSIEGSSTRQPVGFMPQNVAALRGLTARQQVAYAGWLQGLRNSEAERRADEALERVNLSSDAGQQTKALSGGQLRRVGLAEVLVTGANLILLDEPTVGLDPAERSRFRTIMSDLRSDHSIVVSTHLVDDLDGLFDEVLVLQRGSVRFQGPLEDFMHLAPENEDRRRAEAAYLSLLPERTA from the coding sequence GTGGCGGCCAGCAGTTTCAATGTCCGCTGCCGCGGACTCACGCTTCGCTACGGTCGCGCCCGGCGTCCGTCAATCGAGAACCTCGATTGGGATGTGCATCCCGGATCGACCGTTCTTCTGGGCCCGAACGGGGCAGGGAAGTCGACGCTCTTAATGCTGCTGGGCGGTGGGCTGCGCCCGACAAGCGGATCGGTCTCAATCGAAGGCTCGAGCACTCGACAGCCGGTGGGTTTCATGCCACAGAACGTGGCGGCCCTGCGCGGCCTGACCGCACGTCAGCAGGTCGCGTACGCGGGATGGTTGCAGGGCCTGCGGAATTCGGAGGCAGAACGCCGTGCTGACGAGGCACTCGAGCGCGTCAACCTCAGCAGCGATGCCGGTCAACAGACCAAAGCGTTGTCCGGAGGACAACTGCGACGGGTGGGTCTAGCCGAAGTGCTCGTCACGGGTGCCAATCTGATCCTGCTGGACGAGCCGACGGTTGGTCTTGATCCGGCCGAACGTTCCCGGTTCCGGACCATCATGAGCGATCTGCGGAGCGATCACTCGATCGTCGTATCGACCCACCTTGTTGATGATCTCGATGGCCTCTTCGACGAGGTTCTCGTCTTGCAGCGTGGAAGCGTGAGATTTCAAGGACCGCTCGAGGATTTCATGCACCTTGCGCCGGAAAACGAAGACAGGCGCCGGGCTGAGGCGGCCTACCTGAGCCTGCTGCCGGAGCGGACGGCATGA
- a CDS encoding pyridoxamine 5'-phosphate oxidase family protein, giving the protein MWFVATAPLDADGHVNVSPRGHDSLSVLGPHRVAWVDYTGSGIETIAHLRENGRVCLMFNSFGPRPRIVRLHGRGSVFLPGTAEFDEVTGKHPHHPSTRAVIVVDVTRISDSCGWGVPVMEQTGERDLLRLHAEKKGPDGMSAYRVERNAHSIDGLPGFPAES; this is encoded by the coding sequence ATGTGGTTCGTCGCGACCGCCCCGCTCGACGCTGACGGCCACGTCAACGTCTCACCACGCGGTCACGATTCGTTGTCGGTGCTGGGACCGCATCGGGTGGCATGGGTCGACTACACCGGCAGCGGCATTGAGACGATCGCGCACCTTCGGGAGAACGGCCGGGTGTGCCTCATGTTCAACTCGTTCGGGCCCCGGCCCCGGATCGTCCGCCTGCACGGCCGCGGGTCGGTGTTCCTGCCCGGCACCGCGGAGTTCGACGAGGTCACGGGGAAACACCCGCACCACCCGAGCACACGAGCCGTCATCGTCGTCGATGTGACGCGCATCAGCGACTCGTGCGGCTGGGGCGTCCCCGTGATGGAGCAGACCGGGGAGCGGGACCTCCTCCGCCTGCACGCAGAGAAGAAGGGCCCGGACGGGATGTCCGCCTACCGCGTCGAACGCAACGCGCACAGCATCGACGGACTGCCCGGGTTCCCGGCGGAGTCGTAG